From the genome of Ectobacillus sp. JY-23, one region includes:
- a CDS encoding cysteine hydrolase family protein, producing MKDTALLIIDMINDFDFEHGPTLAHKCREIVPAIINLKNFANQHDIPIIYINDHYNIWQTDMKKIIAHCSNTLNKTWLNDISPGESDYFLIKPHYSAFYETPLNTLLGYLKIQSLILTGIAGNICVLFTANDAHMRNYKLYVPHDCIASNSDKDNDHALQVMSHILKADTSHSTLLFTQ from the coding sequence ATGAAAGATACTGCATTATTAATTATAGATATGATTAATGACTTTGATTTTGAGCATGGTCCAACTCTTGCACATAAATGTAGAGAAATCGTCCCGGCCATTATAAACTTAAAAAATTTTGCTAATCAACACGACATACCTATCATTTATATTAATGACCATTATAATATTTGGCAGACAGATATGAAAAAAATTATTGCTCATTGCAGCAATACATTAAATAAAACTTGGCTTAATGATATTTCTCCCGGTGAAAGTGATTACTTTCTCATCAAGCCACATTATTCAGCTTTTTACGAAACACCTTTAAACACATTACTTGGATATCTTAAAATCCAATCTCTTATTTTAACAGGTATAGCTGGTAACATCTGTGTGTTGTTCACAGCAAATGACGCACATATGCGAAATTACAAATTATATGTCCCTCATGACTGTATTGCATCTAATTCTGATAAAGATAATGATCATGCGCTACAAGTAATGTCACATATTTTAAAAGCGGATACATCCCACTCTACCTTGTTATTTACACAATAG
- a CDS encoding YaaL family protein, translating into MIFRRKGHIRRQYDRKFIELLEELKQEWMRQKRIVEQSLEPSEEVLCHLQLAEVKYFYALREAKLRKVSLRK; encoded by the coding sequence ATGATTTTTCGCCGTAAAGGTCACATTAGACGTCAGTATGATAGAAAATTTATTGAACTATTAGAAGAATTAAAGCAAGAGTGGATGAGGCAAAAGCGTATAGTTGAACAGAGTCTAGAGCCATCTGAAGAGGTATTATGTCATCTGCAACTAGCCGAAGTGAAGTACTTTTATGCATTAAGAGAAGCGAAATTACGTAAAGTCTCATTAAGAAAGTAA
- a CDS encoding pro-sigmaK processing inhibitor BofA family protein: MNNLLVISCIVGLIVMLLLIGAPLKPIRFVGGTIVKILLGAIFLFVLNMAGSKYGLHVPINAVTASITGILGIPGIIALAVIQLYIIPL, translated from the coding sequence ATGAACAACTTACTTGTAATTTCATGCATAGTAGGTTTAATTGTCATGCTGTTATTAATTGGGGCTCCGCTTAAACCGATTCGCTTCGTAGGGGGGACAATAGTAAAGATATTACTAGGGGCTATCTTTTTATTTGTGCTGAACATGGCAGGATCCAAGTATGGCTTGCATGTTCCTATTAATGCAGTTACCGCATCTATAACAGGAATTTTAGGAATACCAGGAATAATTGCACTAGCTGTGATTCAGCTGTATATTATCCCTCTTTAA
- the tadA gene encoding tRNA adenosine(34) deaminase TadA, with protein sequence MYTDEYYMQMAIEEAKKAEAIDEVPIGAVIVWQDQVISRAHNLREIEQRAIAHAELLAIDEACKKLGTWRLEDVTLYVTLEPCPMCAGAIVLSRVKRVVYGAADPKGGCAGTLMNLLNEERFNHQAQVISGVLQEECGQLLSDFFRKLRQKKKEKKLADNSKK encoded by the coding sequence ATGTATACGGATGAGTATTACATGCAAATGGCGATTGAAGAGGCAAAAAAAGCGGAAGCAATTGATGAGGTTCCAATTGGGGCTGTTATTGTATGGCAAGATCAAGTTATTAGTCGTGCTCATAACTTAAGGGAAATTGAGCAACGTGCTATTGCACATGCGGAACTTCTGGCAATTGATGAAGCTTGTAAAAAGCTAGGAACATGGAGACTTGAGGATGTGACGCTATATGTTACATTAGAACCTTGCCCCATGTGCGCGGGTGCTATCGTATTATCTCGTGTAAAAAGAGTGGTATACGGAGCAGCAGACCCGAAAGGTGGATGTGCAGGAACTTTAATGAATTTATTGAATGAAGAGAGATTTAATCACCAAGCACAGGTCATAAGCGGTGTTTTACAAGAGGAATGCGGGCAGTTATTATCAGATTTTTTTCGCAAACTTAGGCAAAAGAAAAAAGAAAAGAAGCTGGCTGACAATAGCAAAAAGTGA
- a CDS encoding deoxynucleoside kinase — protein sequence MVKVPFITVEGPIGVGKTSLAKAISDYFGLHLLKEIVDENPFLGKFYENISEWSFQTEMFFLCNRYKQLEDIHTKYLQQDKPVVADYHIFKNLIFASRTLQPAQYNKYINIYEILTRDMPVPNVIIYLTASLETLQKRIAMRGREFEKNMNPQYLVQLIADYETAMDTFIAEHPHIPVLKFNGDNIDFVNNEADLKAILSALENTLKKEITL from the coding sequence ATGGTAAAAGTACCTTTTATAACTGTAGAGGGGCCGATCGGTGTCGGAAAAACTTCACTTGCCAAAGCTATATCAGATTATTTCGGTCTTCATTTATTAAAAGAGATTGTAGATGAAAATCCTTTCTTAGGGAAGTTTTATGAAAACATCAGCGAATGGAGCTTTCAGACAGAAATGTTTTTCCTCTGCAATCGCTATAAGCAACTAGAAGATATCCACACCAAGTACCTGCAACAAGATAAGCCAGTTGTAGCAGATTATCATATCTTCAAAAACTTAATTTTTGCATCCAGAACTTTGCAACCAGCTCAATATAACAAGTATATTAACATTTATGAGATTCTCACACGAGACATGCCTGTACCCAATGTTATCATATACTTAACAGCAAGCTTAGAGACCCTGCAAAAGCGTATTGCCATGCGTGGTCGTGAGTTTGAAAAAAATATGAATCCGCAGTACTTAGTACAACTTATTGCGGACTACGAAACTGCCATGGACACTTTCATTGCAGAGCACCCGCACATTCCTGTGTTGAAATTCAACGGTGACAATATCGATTTTGTTAATAACGAAGCTGATTTGAAAGCCATTCTATCCGCGTTAGAAAATACGCTTAAAAAGGAGATCACACTCTAA
- a CDS encoding YbaB/EbfC family nucleoid-associated protein, translated as MMRGMGNMNNMMKQMQKMQKQMQAAQEELLEKTVEGTAGGGMVTVVVNGNKQVLEVKIKEDVVDPDDIEMLQDLVMAATNDALKKIEDLTMSTMGQFTKGLNLPGGLF; from the coding sequence ATGATGCGTGGTATGGGAAATATGAATAATATGATGAAACAAATGCAAAAAATGCAAAAACAAATGCAGGCTGCACAAGAGGAGCTTCTTGAAAAAACAGTTGAAGGTACTGCAGGTGGCGGTATGGTAACTGTTGTGGTAAACGGTAATAAACAAGTGCTTGAAGTGAAGATTAAAGAAGACGTAGTAGATCCAGATGACATTGAAATGCTTCAAGATTTAGTAATGGCAGCTACAAATGATGCATTAAAGAAAATTGAAGACTTAACAATGTCTACTATGGGACAATTCACAAAAGGATTGAATCTACCGGGCGGACTTTTCTAA
- a CDS encoding deoxynucleoside kinase produces MNLRQKYDIPNDAVITIAGTVGVGKSTMTNALANALSYRTSFEKVDTNPYLDKFYADFTRWSFHLQIYFLAERFKEQKRIFEYGGGFIQDRSIYEDTGIFAKMHFEKGTMTTTDYETYKGLFDAMVMTPYFPHPDLLIYLEGSFEDIVDRIRERGRPMEQQTPIEYWKEMHERYENWINNFNACPVLRLNINEYDIIQDSGSIEPIVEKIGHFIKHTRKLVK; encoded by the coding sequence ATGAACTTAAGACAAAAATATGATATCCCTAACGATGCGGTGATTACAATTGCCGGTACAGTAGGTGTAGGAAAATCTACGATGACTAATGCACTTGCTAATGCGTTATCATATCGAACTTCCTTTGAAAAGGTTGATACAAACCCTTACTTGGACAAATTTTATGCAGACTTCACCCGCTGGAGCTTTCACCTGCAAATTTATTTTTTAGCTGAACGCTTTAAAGAGCAAAAGAGAATTTTTGAATATGGCGGTGGTTTTATACAAGACCGCTCTATCTATGAAGATACAGGCATTTTTGCCAAGATGCATTTTGAGAAGGGAACCATGACAACTACAGACTACGAGACGTATAAAGGTCTTTTTGATGCAATGGTCATGACACCATACTTCCCACACCCTGACCTGCTCATTTATTTGGAAGGATCTTTCGAAGATATTGTAGATCGTATCCGTGAGCGCGGCAGACCAATGGAGCAGCAAACACCGATTGAATATTGGAAAGAAATGCACGAACGCTATGAAAATTGGATTAACAACTTTAATGCTTGTCCTGTATTACGTTTGAACATTAATGAATATGATATTATCCAAGATAGTGGCTCTATCGAACCAATTGTTGAGAAAATTGGGCATTTTATTAAACACACAAGAAAGCTTGTGAAATAA
- the recR gene encoding recombination mediator RecR produces MHYPEPISKLIDSFMKLPGIGPKTAVRLAFFVLNMKEDDVLDFAKALVNAKRNLTYCSVCGHITDRDPCYICEDNSRDKSVICVVQEPKDVIAMEKMKEYQGVYHVLHGAISPMEGIGPEDIDIPDLLKRLHDEMVKEVILATNPNIEGEATAMYISRLLKPSGIKVTRIAHGLPVGGDLEYADEVTLSKALEGRREL; encoded by the coding sequence GTGCACTATCCAGAACCGATATCAAAGCTTATAGATAGCTTTATGAAACTACCCGGCATTGGCCCAAAAACAGCAGTTCGATTGGCTTTTTTCGTACTTAACATGAAGGAAGACGATGTATTAGATTTTGCGAAGGCACTTGTAAATGCTAAACGCAATCTAACCTATTGTTCCGTTTGCGGACACATTACTGATCGTGATCCTTGCTATATATGTGAAGATAATAGCCGCGATAAGTCAGTGATTTGTGTAGTACAAGAGCCAAAAGATGTAATTGCAATGGAAAAAATGAAAGAATACCAAGGCGTATATCATGTTCTGCACGGCGCAATCTCTCCAATGGAGGGAATTGGTCCAGAAGATATTGATATTCCTGATTTATTAAAACGTCTGCATGATGAAATGGTTAAAGAGGTCATACTGGCTACTAATCCAAACATTGAGGGAGAAGCAACGGCTATGTATATATCGCGCTTATTGAAGCCGTCAGGTATTAAAGTGACGCGAATCGCTCATGGATTGCCTGTTGGAGGAGATTTGGAGTATGCCGATGAAGTTACTCTTTCTAAAGCCTTAGAAGGCCGTAGAGAGCTGTAG
- the dnaX gene encoding DNA polymerase III subunit gamma/tau: protein MSYQALYRTWRPQMFEDVVGQKHVTKTLQNALLQQKVSHAYLFSGPRGTGKTTIAKVFAKAVNCEQAPTAEPCNTCPSCLGITDGTIGDVLEIDAASNNGVDEIRDIRDKVKYAPSSVRYKVYIIDEVHMLSIGAFNALLKTLEEPPKHVIFILATTEPHKIPPTIISRCQRFEFRKISVQDIVERLTTVVHNEHITITDEALHIVARTAEGGMRDALSLLDQAISYSENEVTAEEVLTVTGSVSQQYLNQLVECIYNNNVAEALRIVNRMMNQGKDPLRFMEDFIYYFRDMLLYQTSSGLEDLLERVVVDESFRSFSDKIQADAIYDIIHTLSKSQQEMKWTNHPRIFLEVVMVKLCQQFALRGGDRLEAVMQRLQEMEHALKELKRNGVVAAPPEPKKTAKPSAKTTLKLPIGRIHEVLKNATRKDLEKLKGAWGEVLDQLKARNKVAYAVLLEKSEPVAAAAGAYVLAFEYEIHCKMAGENQDGTDTVEQILYDLLGEQFNMIAVPKSEWSKIREGFLKEQVEDTPKAEDPIVAEAIKLVGQELVEIQE, encoded by the coding sequence GTGTCATATCAGGCGCTTTATCGAACGTGGCGACCACAAATGTTTGAAGATGTGGTAGGTCAAAAGCATGTAACGAAGACGCTGCAAAATGCCCTTCTACAACAAAAGGTATCACATGCGTACTTGTTTTCTGGTCCGCGCGGTACAGGGAAAACGACAATTGCGAAAGTTTTTGCTAAAGCTGTAAACTGCGAGCAAGCACCTACTGCAGAGCCATGTAATACTTGTCCTTCTTGTTTAGGGATAACAGACGGAACAATTGGGGATGTATTAGAAATAGATGCAGCTTCGAATAATGGTGTAGATGAAATCCGTGATATTCGCGATAAAGTCAAATATGCACCAAGTTCAGTTCGTTACAAAGTATATATCATTGACGAGGTTCACATGCTATCGATTGGCGCATTCAATGCGTTGTTAAAAACGTTAGAAGAACCTCCAAAGCACGTTATTTTTATTTTGGCTACAACAGAGCCTCATAAAATACCGCCAACAATTATATCGCGGTGTCAACGCTTTGAGTTCAGGAAAATTTCTGTTCAGGATATCGTAGAACGCTTAACAACCGTTGTACATAATGAACATATTACTATAACGGATGAAGCTCTTCATATTGTTGCAAGAACCGCTGAAGGTGGTATGCGTGATGCGTTAAGCTTGCTAGATCAGGCAATTTCTTATAGTGAAAACGAGGTTACTGCAGAAGAAGTGCTCACTGTAACAGGCTCTGTATCACAGCAATATTTAAATCAGTTGGTTGAATGTATATACAATAACAATGTAGCAGAAGCTTTACGGATTGTTAATCGTATGATGAATCAAGGAAAAGATCCATTACGTTTTATGGAAGATTTTATTTATTATTTTCGTGATATGTTACTATATCAAACTTCTTCTGGACTTGAGGATTTACTGGAAAGAGTGGTTGTTGACGAATCGTTCCGTAGCTTCAGTGATAAGATACAAGCAGATGCAATTTACGATATAATTCATACACTTAGTAAAAGTCAGCAAGAAATGAAATGGACAAATCACCCGCGTATTTTTCTTGAAGTGGTAATGGTCAAGCTCTGTCAGCAATTCGCACTGCGAGGGGGAGATCGTTTAGAGGCAGTAATGCAGCGTTTGCAGGAAATGGAGCATGCCCTTAAAGAATTGAAAAGAAACGGTGTTGTAGCAGCTCCACCTGAGCCAAAGAAAACTGCTAAACCAAGTGCAAAAACAACATTAAAGCTCCCGATAGGACGCATTCATGAGGTCTTAAAAAATGCTACTCGCAAAGATTTAGAAAAACTGAAAGGTGCTTGGGGAGAGGTTTTAGACCAGCTAAAGGCAAGAAATAAGGTTGCATACGCCGTGTTGCTCGAAAAAAGTGAGCCCGTCGCAGCGGCTGCTGGAGCCTATGTACTGGCATTTGAGTATGAAATTCATTGTAAAATGGCTGGGGAAAATCAAGATGGTACAGACACAGTCGAGCAAATCTTATATGATTTATTAGGGGAACAATTCAATATGATAGCTGTTCCCAAATCTGAGTGGAGTAAAATTCGAGAAGGCTTTTTAAAAGAACAAGTCGAAGATACTCCTAAGGCCGAAGATCCTATTGTAGCAGAAGCAATTAAATTAGTAGGCCAAGAACTAGTAGAAATACAAGAATAA
- the pdxS gene encoding pyridoxal 5'-phosphate synthase lyase subunit PdxS, whose amino-acid sequence MNLTGTERVKRGMAEMQKGGVIMDVINAEQAKIAEEAGAVAVMALERVPADIRAAGGVSRMADPTIVEEVMSAVSIPVMAKCRIGHIVEARVLEALGVDYIDESEVLTPADEVYHLLKSDYTVPFVCGCRDIGEAARRIAEGASMLRTKGEPGTGNIVEAVRHMRQVNAEIRQVAAMREDELMTYAKLTGAPYEVLLEIKRLGRLPVVNFAAGGVATPADAALMMQLGADGVFVGSGIFKSDNPAQFARAIVEATTHYEDYELIASLSKGLGNPMKGIEISSLLPQERMQERGW is encoded by the coding sequence ATGAACTTAACAGGAACAGAGCGCGTGAAGCGCGGTATGGCAGAAATGCAAAAAGGCGGCGTAATTATGGATGTAATTAACGCTGAGCAAGCAAAAATTGCTGAAGAAGCAGGTGCAGTGGCTGTCATGGCATTGGAGCGTGTACCAGCTGATATTCGCGCTGCAGGCGGCGTGTCTCGTATGGCTGACCCTACAATTGTAGAAGAAGTAATGTCAGCGGTATCTATCCCAGTTATGGCAAAATGCCGTATTGGCCACATTGTAGAAGCACGCGTATTAGAGGCATTGGGTGTAGACTACATTGATGAAAGTGAAGTATTAACACCAGCTGATGAAGTATATCACTTGCTTAAGAGTGATTATACTGTACCGTTTGTTTGTGGCTGCCGTGACATCGGTGAAGCTGCAAGACGTATTGCTGAAGGCGCTTCTATGCTTCGTACAAAAGGTGAGCCAGGAACAGGTAACATTGTAGAAGCAGTTCGTCATATGCGCCAAGTAAATGCTGAAATTCGTCAGGTTGCGGCTATGCGTGAAGATGAATTAATGACATACGCAAAATTAACAGGTGCTCCTTATGAAGTATTATTAGAAATTAAACGCCTAGGTCGTTTACCTGTAGTTAACTTTGCAGCAGGCGGTGTAGCAACACCAGCTGATGCGGCTTTAATGATGCAATTGGGTGCGGACGGTGTATTTGTTGGTTCTGGTATCTTTAAGTCAGATAACCCAGCACAATTCGCTCGTGCAATCGTAGAAGCAACTACACATTATGAAGATTATGAACTAATTGCAAGTCTATCTAAAGGTCTTGGAAATCCAATGAAGGGTATTGAAATTTCTTCATTACTTCCACAAGAGCGTATGCAAGAACGCGGCTGGTAA
- a CDS encoding sigma factor G inhibitor Gin: MENTINVTKSCIVCDLEKPTGITLYNGFICESCEKDIICTETNDPKYEFYLTKLRRIHA, translated from the coding sequence TTGGAGAATACAATCAATGTAACAAAATCTTGTATTGTATGTGATCTTGAAAAGCCTACTGGTATTACGTTGTATAATGGGTTTATATGCGAGAGTTGCGAGAAAGATATTATATGTACGGAAACCAACGATCCTAAGTATGAATTTTATCTTACAAAATTGCGAAGGATACACGCTTGA
- the serS gene encoding serine--tRNA ligase, translating to MLDIKYVRANFEEVKAKLQHRGEDLTDFGRFEELDTKRRELLVQTEELKSKRNEVSQQISVLKRQKQDAEALILEMREVGDRIKGLDEELRVVEHDLEQLMLSVPNLPHESVPVGETEDDNVEVRKWGEVRDFGFEPKAHWDIATDLNILDFERAGKVTGSRFVFYKGLGARLERALFNFMLDLHTDEHGYEEVLPPYIVNRDSMTGTGQLPKFEEDAFRIESEDYFLIPTAEVPVTNMHRDEILNGDILPIQYAAFSACFRSEAGSAGRDTRGLIRQHQFNKVELVKFVKPEDSYEELEKLTANAERVLQLLGLPYRVLSMCTGDLGFTAAKKYDIEVWIPSYGSYREISSCSNFESFQARRANIRFRREANGKPEHVHTLNGSGLAIGRTVAAILENYQQEDGSVVIPEVLRPYMGNKDVIK from the coding sequence ATGCTGGATATCAAGTATGTACGCGCAAATTTTGAAGAAGTAAAAGCAAAGCTTCAGCATAGAGGCGAGGATTTAACCGATTTTGGACGTTTTGAAGAACTAGATACGAAAAGACGTGAACTTCTTGTACAAACAGAGGAGCTGAAAAGCAAGCGTAATGAGGTGTCTCAACAAATTTCTGTGTTAAAACGTCAGAAACAAGATGCAGAAGCTTTAATTCTAGAAATGCGTGAAGTAGGAGATCGTATTAAAGGTCTTGATGAAGAACTTCGTGTTGTAGAGCATGACTTAGAACAATTAATGCTCTCTGTTCCTAACTTACCACATGAATCTGTACCAGTAGGTGAAACAGAGGACGATAACGTAGAGGTACGAAAATGGGGAGAGGTTCGTGATTTCGGCTTTGAACCAAAAGCGCATTGGGATATCGCAACTGACCTTAATATTCTAGATTTTGAGCGCGCAGGGAAGGTAACAGGAAGTCGTTTCGTATTCTATAAAGGCTTAGGTGCAAGATTAGAACGCGCTTTATTTAACTTCATGTTAGATCTTCATACAGATGAACATGGCTATGAAGAGGTTCTCCCTCCATACATCGTAAACCGTGATAGCATGACAGGAACAGGACAGCTTCCTAAATTTGAAGAAGACGCATTCCGTATCGAAAGTGAAGATTATTTCTTAATTCCTACAGCGGAAGTGCCGGTAACGAATATGCATCGTGACGAGATTTTAAATGGAGATATCTTACCAATTCAATATGCGGCATTTAGCGCATGCTTCCGCTCTGAAGCAGGATCTGCTGGTCGCGACACACGCGGCTTGATACGTCAGCATCAATTCAACAAAGTGGAGCTGGTAAAGTTTGTGAAACCTGAGGATTCTTATGAAGAGCTTGAGAAGCTGACAGCGAATGCTGAACGTGTATTGCAGCTTTTAGGCCTCCCATACCGCGTTCTCAGTATGTGTACAGGAGATTTAGGATTTACGGCTGCCAAGAAGTATGATATTGAAGTATGGATTCCTAGCTATGGCTCTTATCGTGAGATTTCTTCTTGCAGTAATTTTGAGAGCTTCCAAGCACGTCGTGCCAATATTCGTTTTAGACGCGAAGCAAACGGGAAACCTGAACATGTTCATACACTGAATGGTTCTGGTCTGGCAATCGGGCGTACAGTAGCTGCGATTCTTGAGAACTATCAGCAGGAAGATGGCTCTGTCGTGATTCCGGAAGTTTTACGTCCTTATATGGGTAATAAGGACGTAATTAAATAA
- the pdxT gene encoding pyridoxal 5'-phosphate synthase glutaminase subunit PdxT yields the protein MITIGVLGLQGAVREHIVSIEASGAKAVVVKKIEQLQEIDALILPGGESTTMRRLIDKYGFMEPLRAFANEGKPLFGTCAGMILLAKNLVDYKEPHLGVMNITVERNAFGRQRESFEAALSIKGVGEDFVGVFIRAPYVVSVGDEVEVLSVHGDRIVAVRQGHLLAASFHPELTDDHRMTAYFVDMVKEAKAKKVV from the coding sequence ATGATAACAATCGGTGTATTGGGACTGCAGGGTGCAGTTCGCGAGCATATAGTATCAATTGAAGCATCCGGTGCTAAAGCTGTTGTTGTAAAAAAGATTGAGCAATTACAAGAAATTGACGCTCTTATCTTACCAGGCGGCGAGAGTACAACGATGCGAAGACTAATTGACAAATATGGCTTTATGGAACCACTACGTGCATTTGCAAATGAAGGTAAACCTTTGTTCGGTACATGTGCGGGGATGATCCTATTGGCCAAGAATTTAGTGGATTATAAAGAACCTCACCTTGGCGTAATGAATATTACTGTAGAAAGAAACGCATTTGGTAGACAGCGTGAAAGCTTTGAAGCAGCATTATCCATTAAAGGTGTGGGAGAAGATTTTGTCGGTGTATTTATACGTGCGCCTTATGTTGTAAGCGTAGGAGATGAAGTAGAGGTACTTTCTGTTCATGGAGATCGTATTGTAGCTGTTCGTCAAGGTCATCTTTTGGCTGCTTCTTTCCATCCAGAATTAACAGACGATCATCGCATGACAGCATACTTTGTTGATATGGTTAAAGAAGCAAAAGCGAAAAAAGTTGTATAA
- a CDS encoding DUF3797 domain-containing protein, with protein MNLLIQTFPMKGKTLYFVQCPSCKRNRILNSGANVSNMVSEEAFRKLCGCVCKMQSTVQPKTAKRRGKTLTAVINGVEMTVKEISDTYGIGQTTVRQRINAGKSEQEIIAPTKRK; from the coding sequence ATGAATCTTCTCATCCAAACATTCCCTATGAAGGGGAAAACATTATATTTTGTACAATGTCCCAGCTGTAAACGAAATAGAATTTTAAATAGTGGTGCAAACGTTTCAAATATGGTAAGTGAAGAAGCATTTCGTAAGCTTTGCGGCTGTGTATGTAAGATGCAGTCTACTGTACAACCTAAGACTGCGAAGCGTCGTGGCAAAACTTTGACTGCTGTTATTAACGGTGTAGAGATGACTGTAAAAGAAATTTCTGATACTTATGGCATCGGTCAAACAACTGTACGTCAGCGAATCAATGCCGGTAAGAGTGAACAAGAAATTATCGCGCCAACTAAACGAAAATAA
- a CDS encoding aminotransferase class I/II-fold pyridoxal phosphate-dependent enzyme, translating into MNQSKTPLYDTLVQFAQHKPVSFHVPGHKNGRFASKHASKHFNHLLEIDVTELSNLDDLHHPTECIKEAAELVADLYGVKKSFLLVNGSTVGNLAMILATCRSGDIILVQRNCHKSVINGIQLAGAVPVFLRTEVDEKAQVPVGVAYETLEAAIEAYPHAKALILTHPNYYGMTQNLQNMIDLAHKHHLVVLVDEAHGAHFCLGHPFPKSALAYGADIVVHSAHKTLPAMTMGSYLHINSSRVEEETVAEYLHMLQSSSPSYPIMASLDLARFELAQIKESNIEPLLAFYRVWKERLAGIPQIEILYPNDPLKVIIQTRCALSGFELQALFEEKGIYTELADVYNVLFILPLYIDETLEQVIDIIADALRAYPVMPINKLTANSEPLLQALEVPYGQLAQLLKRELPLEEALGYLAAEPIVPYPPGIPLLLKGERITQTHLRHIMHLKEAGATFQTDIEYIKVYDVKKGNRL; encoded by the coding sequence ATGAATCAATCAAAAACCCCTTTATATGATACATTAGTGCAATTTGCTCAACACAAACCTGTTTCATTTCATGTACCAGGTCATAAAAATGGGCGTTTTGCCTCTAAGCATGCTAGTAAGCATTTTAATCATTTACTAGAGATTGATGTAACGGAGTTAAGCAATTTAGATGATTTACATCATCCAACAGAATGTATTAAAGAAGCAGCAGAGCTTGTTGCAGATTTATATGGTGTGAAAAAAAGCTTTTTATTAGTGAATGGTTCTACTGTAGGGAACTTAGCGATGATTTTAGCTACATGCCGTTCAGGGGATATAATATTGGTGCAACGCAACTGTCACAAGTCAGTTATAAATGGCATTCAGCTTGCTGGTGCTGTGCCTGTTTTTTTGCGAACAGAGGTCGATGAGAAGGCGCAAGTTCCTGTTGGTGTAGCATATGAGACACTAGAAGCAGCTATTGAGGCATATCCACATGCCAAGGCACTTATTCTAACACACCCCAATTATTATGGAATGACACAAAATTTACAAAATATGATTGATCTTGCGCATAAGCATCACCTCGTTGTATTGGTTGATGAAGCACATGGTGCACACTTTTGCTTAGGACATCCTTTTCCTAAATCGGCATTAGCTTACGGTGCAGATATCGTTGTGCATTCAGCTCATAAAACGTTGCCTGCTATGACGATGGGATCTTACTTGCACATAAATAGTAGTAGAGTAGAAGAGGAAACGGTTGCAGAATATCTCCATATGTTACAATCAAGTAGTCCATCCTATCCAATTATGGCATCTTTAGATTTGGCACGATTTGAGTTAGCGCAAATAAAAGAAAGTAACATAGAACCGCTACTTGCCTTTTATCGTGTATGGAAAGAGCGACTTGCAGGTATACCGCAAATTGAAATACTATACCCAAACGACCCGCTAAAAGTCATTATACAGACAAGATGTGCTTTATCAGGCTTTGAGCTACAAGCGCTGTTTGAGGAAAAAGGAATTTATACAGAACTAGCAGATGTATATAATGTACTGTTTATTTTGCCGTTATATATAGATGAAACTCTTGAACAAGTAATAGATATTATCGCAGATGCTTTACGTGCGTATCCTGTGATGCCAATCAATAAGCTTACTGCAAATAGTGAACCACTTCTACAAGCGTTAGAAGTTCCTTATGGGCAATTAGCTCAACTACTTAAGAGGGAGTTACCTCTAGAGGAAGCTTTGGGCTATCTTGCAGCCGAACCTATTGTTCCCTATCCGCCTGGCATTCCGTTGCTTTTGAAGGGGGAACGCATTACACAGACTCATTTGCGTCACATTATGCACTTGAAAGAGGCTGGGGCAACATTTCAAACCGATATAGAATATATTAAAGTATATGATGTAAAGAAGGGGAATAGATTATGA